A region from the Branchiostoma lanceolatum isolate klBraLanc5 chromosome 2, klBraLanc5.hap2, whole genome shotgun sequence genome encodes:
- the LOC136426417 gene encoding vimentin-like, with the protein MSVVTTQPKTSEAIRSSVRSSLADRGEAESLKARTRSIRAGNVITSLGGAGGALQTMAGPRKARSQEKEELSSLNNHFASYIQNMRSLQQRNSALEAQVLKLQATETTAHTKALFEKETKDLRKLVDELSEDKAKMVLERNKWRDQAEEYKKKWDDEAAWHAELNTEVAKLNKDLYAVTLIRVDLQNKLATMQEEIDFMVSVHKQELKQLQDQLNQSLSIVAVEQTQEAGPDVIAELYDLRQIYENFCRDIQEEAEAKYKEKFTEIEIERERDSKTMLAARGELITSRKELSELRGQLNTVMTTTETLQNRPGSDSQFSSRPVRSSHQESMATQVSRKTVVTTSEGALQTLSDARMTRASEKKELGILNDRFATYIDRVRALNESNATLEVQLQAAQVKAAPVDKAKFEEMLKELRTKVDELSKEKAQVEVERNSWQTQAEEWQGKCEDQISVRSELKADIEKHKMELEIITAARAGFESRLAVAQEEIEFVRKTHSEEMTVLQEELALTVTKIESQQPVMTGPDLSDTLKEIREQYETIGQANKQDAEAKYKEKFAEIALLREKDSEALAAARTEVAEFQKKLSTIRAESEAIRSKNGALEDSLKLTETRMLKEVEGYRQSIGKREAQIEKMKLEMAQNLTNYQELMNVKLALDIEIAAYRKLLEGEEMRLF; encoded by the exons ATGAGCGTCGTAACGACTCAACCGAAAACGAGCGAGGCGATTCGTAGCTCTGTGAGATCCTCTCTGGCCGACAGAGGCGAAGCCGAATCGCTCAAGGCAAGAACACGGTCCATCAGAGCGGGCAATGTCATCACATCGCTGGGAGGGGCGGGCGGCGCGCTGCAGACCATGGCCGGCCCACGCAAGGCCCGGTCCCAAGAGAAAGAGGAACTGTCCTCCCTGAACAACCACTTCGCCTCCTACATCCAGAATATGCGCTCCCTCCAACAGCGCAACTCCGCACTGGAGGCGCAGGTTCTGAAGCTACAGGCGACTGAGACGACGGCACACACGAAGGCGCTGTTTGAGAAGGAGACCAAAGACCTGCGGAAGCTGGTCGACGAGCTATCCGAAGACAAGGCCAAGATGGTGCTGGAGAGGAACAAATGGAGGGATCAGGCTGAGGAGTACAAGAAAAA GTGGGACGATGAGGCGGCCTGGCACGCCGAGCTGAATACTGAGGTTGCAAAGCTCAATAAA GACTTGTACGCCGTGACACTGATACGTGTGGACCTCCAGAATAAGCTTGCTACTATGCAGGAAGAGATAGATTTCATGGTGTCGGTTCACAAGCAG GAACTGAAGCAACTTCAAGACCAGTTGAACCAAAGCCTGTCCATTGTTGCCGTGGAGCAGACCCAGGAAGCTGGACCTGATGTCATCGCTGAGCTGTATGACCTGCGGCAGATCTATGAAAACTTCTGCCGGGACATTCAGGAGGAAGCAGAGGCCAAGTACAAGGAGAAA TTTACCGAGATTGAGATCGAACGGGAGCGGGACAGCAAGACGATGCTGGCCGCCAGGGGTGAACTCATTACCTCCCGTAAAGAGCTGTCCGAGCTGCGAGGACAGCTCAACACCGTTATGACCACCACGGAGACCCTGCAAA ACCGTCCAGGTTCTGACAGCCAGTTCTCCTCCAGGCCTGTTCGAAGCTCACACCAGGAAAGCATGGCCACTCAGGTGTCACGAAAGACCGTTGTAACCACTTCCGAAGGCGCGCTACAAACTCTCAGCGACGCCAGGATGACCCGCGCCAGCGAGAAGAAAGAGCTCGGCATCCTCAACGACCGCTTCGCTACCTACATCGACAGGGTGCGAGCCCTGAACGAGAGCAACGCCACCCTGGAGGTTCAGCTGCAGGCCGCCCAGGTCAAAGCCGCCCCCGTCGACAAGGCAAAGTTCGAAGAAATGCTGAAGGAGCTGCGGACTAAGGTGGACGAGCTGTCGAAGGAGAAGGCCCAGGTGGAGGTGGAGAGGAACAGCTGGCAGACACAGGCGGAGGAGTGGCAGGGAAA GTGCGAGGACCAGATATCAGTGCGCTCAGAGCTGAAGGCTGACATTGAGAAGCACAAGATG GAACTGGAAATCATCACAGCGGCGCGTGCGGGCTTTGAGAGCAGGCTGGCGGTCGCACAGGAAGAGATTGAGTTTGTGAGGAAGACTCACTCGGAG GAGATGACAGTTCTGCAGGAAGAGTTGGCTCTGACTGTGACTAAGATAGAGTCTCAGCAGCCGGTGATGACTGGACCAGATCTCAGCGACACCCTGAAGGAGATCCGTGAACAGTACGAGACGATCGGACAGGCGAACAAGCAAGATGCCGAAGCCAAGTACAAGGAGAAG TTTGCGGAGATAGCCCTGCTACGGGAGAAAGACAGCGAGGCTCTAGCAGCCGCCAGGACAGAAGTGGCTGAATTCCAAAAGAAGCTCAGCACCATAAGGGCCGAGTCCGAGGCAATCAGGAGCAAG AACGGTGCTTTAGAAGACAGCCTAAAGCTGACAGAGACCCGTATGCTGAAGGAGGTTGAAGGATACAGGCAGTCCATCGGGAAACGGGAGGCGCAGATCGAGAAGATGAAGCTGGAGATGGCCCAGAATCTCACCAACTACCAGGAGCTGATGAACGTCAAACTGGCGCTGGACATTGAAATAGCAGCTTACAGGAAGCTGTTGGAAGGGGAGGAGATGAG GTTGTTTTGA